CGCGAATCGGGGTTGGTCTTGAGCGTCTGGACGACGTCGGCGATCTGGTCGATGTGGCCGCCGTCCGGCGTGGGCCACGAGCGCCACTGCACGCCGTAGACCGGGCCCAGGTCGCCGTCGGGCTTCGCCCACTCGTCCCAGATGGTCACGCCGCGTTCCTGCAGCCACGTGGCGTTGCCGTCGCCGCGCAGGAACCACAGCAGCTCGAGGATGATCGACTTCAGGTGCACCTTCTTCGTGGTGACGAGGGGGAAGCCCTCGTTCAGGTCGAAGCGCATCTGGTGGCCGAACACGCTGCGCGTGCCCGTGCCGGTGCGGTCGCCCTTGGCCACGCCGTGTTCGGCCACGTGGCGCATGAAGTCTTCGTACTGGGAGCGGACAGGTCGGGTCACGGGCGGGTTTCCAACGGACGGAACGGAGCGGGGATTATCCCAAGAAACGAAAAAGGCGCCCCGGGAAGGCGCCTTCAGGGAGCGAGCGACGGGGATCAGGCGGGCTCGCGCACGAAGATCTCGACGCGGCGGTTCTGCGCGCGGCCGGCTTCCGTGGTGTTGCTGGCGACGGGTTCGCGGTCGCCACGGCCGGCGGTCTGCACGCGCGACGGGGCCACGCCGCGGCCGCTCAGGTAGTCGCGCACGCTCTGGGCGCGTTCGAGCGACAGCGGGTTGTTGATGGCCGCGTTGCCGGTGCTGTCGGTGTGGCCGATGATCGTGACCTCGGCCTTGGGGTCACCCTGCAGGCTGCTGGCGAAGCTGTCGAGCACGCCGCGCAGCTGCGGCTTGATGGCCGCGCTGTTGATGTCGAACGACACGTCGTTCGGCACGTTGATCTTCAGCTGGTTGTCCGACGTGCGGGTCACGTCGACGCCGGTGCCGGCCGTGGCCTGCTCCATCTGCTTCTTGCGGTCTTCCTGCTTCTTGCCCCACAGGTTGCCGGCGATGGCGCCCACGGCGCCGCCGATCGCGGCACCGGTGCCGGCGTTGCCGCCCGTGGCCGCGCTGATCACGGCGCCGCCCACGGCACCGATGCCGGCGCCGCCGGCGGTGCTCTTCTCGCGTTCGCTCATGTTTTCACAACCGGCGAGGAAGAGGGCGGCGGCACTCAGTGCCAGGACGGAGGTACGGAGGATGGGGGTGCTCTTGTTCATGTGAATGTTCTCCAGGCCTTCAGTAGGGATGGCTCTTGCATTGTGGACCCGAGGTCCGGCATGACTGTAGGACAGAGTGAAAGACCGGTGTGGGTTCAGGCCTCGAACTGCAACGCGGCCAGCCTTGCATAGAGACCGCCCGCCGCCGCGAGTTCCGCATGCGTGCCGGTCTCGACGATGCGGCCGTGTTCCATCACGACGATGCGGTCGGCCCGCTGCACGGTGGCGAGGCGGTGGGCGATGACGATGGTCGTGCGGTCCTTCATCGCGGACTCGAGCGCGGCCTGCACCATGCGTTCGCTTTCGGCGTCGAGGGCGCTCGTGGCTTCGTCGAGCAGCAGCAGCGGCGGGTTCTTCAGCATCGCGCGCGCGATGCTGATGCGCTGGCGCTGGCCGCCCGACAGGCGCACGCCGCGTTCGCCGAGGAAGGTCTTGTAGCCCTCGGGCAGCGCGCGGATGAAGTCGTCCGCGAACGCGGCCCTCGCGGCGGCGATCACCTCGTCGTCGCTCGCATCGGGGCGGCCGTAGCGGATGTTCTCCATCGCGTCGGCCGAGAAGATCACGCTGTCCTGCGGCACGATGCCGATGCGTCCCCGCAGCGCGTCGAGCGCGACCTGCGGCACCGGCACGCCGTCGAGCGCGATGCTGCCCGCGTCGGTGTCGTAGAAGCGCAGCAGCAGCTGCAGCACCGTGCTCTTGCCCGCACCGCTCGGCCCGACGAGGGCGAGCCGCTCGCCCGCACGCACGTGCAGGGTGAAGTCGGCCAGGGCCAGTTGCTGCGGGCGCGAGGGGTAGCGGAAGTCGATGTGATCGAACGTCACGGCCGAACCGCCGCGGGTGGCCGGCAGCGCCACGGGGTTCGCGGGCGACACGATCGGCGAACGTTCGGCGAGCAGTTCCATCAGCCGCTCGGTGGCGCCGGCCGCGCGCAGCAGGTCGCCGTACACCTCGGCCAGCACCGCGACGGAGCTGACCAGGATGGCCACGTACACCACCGTCTGCCCGAGGTGGCCCGCGCCGATCTGGCCGGCGATCACGGCCTGCGTGCCCTGGTACAGGCCCCACAGCAGCGCGCCGAACGTGGCGGTGATGATGAATGCGACGAGGCCCGAGCGCACCCGCGTGCGGCGGATCGCGGTGGCGAAGCCGGTCTCGGTGGCGGTGGTGAAGCGGGTGGTCTCGCGGTCCTCGGCCGTGTAGCTCTGCACCACCGGCACGGCGTTCAGCACCTCGGCCGCGATGGCGCTCGCGTCGGCCACGCGG
This genomic stretch from Piscinibacter gummiphilus harbors:
- a CDS encoding ABC transporter transmembrane domain-containing protein codes for the protein MTATPDSAAPAPARNVRSLSGLGPFLRPYRGRIALAGLFLVLAAVSTLVFPVALKSLIDQGLVAADPGQRVLALRGHFVALFAVGAALGVFSAARFYMVSWLGERVTADLRNAVYAHVVRQSPAFFESTQTGEVLSRLTTDTTLVQTVVGSSLSMGLRNSVMGIGAMLMLIVTNPLVMTQVLGILVLVVLPSLYFGRRVRKLSRASQDRVADASAIAAEVLNAVPVVQSYTAEDRETTRFTTATETGFATAIRRTRVRSGLVAFIITATFGALLWGLYQGTQAVIAGQIGAGHLGQTVVYVAILVSSVAVLAEVYGDLLRAAGATERLMELLAERSPIVSPANPVALPATRGGSAVTFDHIDFRYPSRPQQLALADFTLHVRAGERLALVGPSGAGKSTVLQLLLRFYDTDAGSIALDGVPVPQVALDALRGRIGIVPQDSVIFSADAMENIRYGRPDASDDEVIAAARAAFADDFIRALPEGYKTFLGERGVRLSGGQRQRISIARAMLKNPPLLLLDEATSALDAESERMVQAALESAMKDRTTIVIAHRLATVQRADRIVVMEHGRIVETGTHAELAAAGGLYARLAALQFEA
- a CDS encoding OmpA family protein — translated: MNKSTPILRTSVLALSAAALFLAGCENMSEREKSTAGGAGIGAVGGAVISAATGGNAGTGAAIGGAVGAIAGNLWGKKQEDRKKQMEQATAGTGVDVTRTSDNQLKINVPNDVSFDINSAAIKPQLRGVLDSFASSLQGDPKAEVTIIGHTDSTGNAAINNPLSLERAQSVRDYLSGRGVAPSRVQTAGRGDREPVASNTTEAGRAQNRRVEIFVREPA